One genomic segment of Stegostoma tigrinum isolate sSteTig4 chromosome 21, sSteTig4.hap1, whole genome shotgun sequence includes these proteins:
- the LOC125462844 gene encoding NADH-cytochrome b5 reductase 3-like gives MGYSLASGVLFAIGAVLVTTVGVVVGHYVLSKKKKPAITLKDHNEKYPLRLIDKEIVSHDTRRFRFALPSADHILGLPVGKHVYLSARIDGSLVVRPYTPVSSDDDKGYVDLVVKIYFKGVHPKFPEGGKMSQYLEDLKIGDTIHFRGPGGLLFYEGKGKFAIQPDKKSPPETKYAKKLGLIAGGSGITPMLQLIRAIMKDNEDPTMCYLLFANQTEKDILLRDDLEEIQAQYSDRFRLWYTVDKAPEGWDFSEGFLNAEMMKEHLPPPGDDVLILMCGPPPMIQFACNPNLDKLGYSQGMRFVY, from the exons ATGGGATATTCGCTG GCCTCAGGCGTGCTCTTTGCAATTGGTGCTGTTCTCGTAACAACAGTTGGTGTTGTTGTGGGACACTATGTTTTGTCAAAAAAGAAGAAACCTGCAATCACTTTAAAAGATCACAATGAGAAGTACCCACTGCGATTAATAGATAAggag ATTGTGAGCCATGACACCAGGCGGTTTCGCTTTGCTCTCCCTTCAGCAGATCACATTCTTGGTTTGCCTGTGG GGAAACATGTGTATCTCTCTGCAAGAATTGATGGAAGTCTTGTTGTACGCCCATATACTCCAGTTAGCAGTGACGATGACAAAGGCTACGTGGATCTTGTTGTCAAG ATCTATTTCAAAGGAGTACATCCCAAATTCCCAGAAGGTGGCAAGATGTCTCAATACCTGGAGGACCTGAAGATTGGGGACACCATTCATTTCAGAGGACCGGGTGGATTACTCTTTTATGAAGGAAAAG GCAAATTTGCCATTCAACCAGACAAGAAATCGCCACCAGAAACAAAATATGCCAAAAAGCTCGGTTTGATTGCAGGTGGATCTG GTATCACTCCAATGCTGCAGTTAATTCGAGCCATAATGAAGGATAATGAAGACCCAACTATGTGCTATTTGCTTTTTGCAAACCAA ACTGAAAAAGACATTCTGCTTCGTGATGACCTGGAGGAAATTCAAGCTCAGTATTCTGACCGCTTTAGGTTGTGGTATACAGTGGATAAGGCTCCTGAAG GTTGGGATTTCAGTGAAGGCTTTTTGAATGCTGAAATGATGAAGGAACACCTGCCACCACCTGGTGATGATGTCTTGATCCTCATGTGTGGTCCACCTCCCATGATTCAATTTGCATGCAACCCCAACTTGGACAAACTCGGATATTCGCAAGGAATGCGTTTTGTTTACTAA